The segment ACGTGTGCCACGAGATGACCGTGAAACTGATGATGAAGGAGGAGAAGAAGGTGGCAAAAGACGAAAACGTAAGAAAAATAGAGAATCCAAGCAAAAGAAACAGATAGAAGATGGCCTTACTGCCAAGCAAAGGAGCAGAATCATTTCTAAAGCAACTATTTCATCAAGTGAGGAGTCTGACAGTGGAAAAGAAAAGtctaaaagaaaaaggaaagcaAGGGCTAGTGATATTAGTCAAAATGATGAAGACAGTGGAcctaaaaagaggaaaattgcTTCTGATAGTGGAAGTGAAGATTCTGCCAGTGGTAATGCAACATCTAACAGAGGAAAAGGAGCAAGTGATGGCAGTCAGAGTGGTGAAGACAGACCAACCAAGAgcagaaaaattgtttcagaa is part of the Parasteatoda tepidariorum isolate YZ-2023 unplaced genomic scaffold, CAS_Ptep_4.0 HiC_scaffold_21874, whole genome shotgun sequence genome and harbors:
- the LOC122268473 gene encoding zinc finger CCHC domain-containing protein 10-like, whose product is MPNLDSIYFANALVAINELLSEPNTIDEALNGSNARHWRESLCEAIADYIKNKTWDIRRRVPRDDRETDDEGGEEGGKRRKRKKNRESKQKKQIEDGLTAKQRSRIISKATISSSEESDSGKEKSKRKRKARASDISQNDEDSGPKKRKIASDSGSEDSASGNATSNRGKGASDGSQSGEDRPTKSRKIVSESDEGSEPKKRRITSDNSQSEEVLILWYFQ